A single window of Paenibacillus sp. FSL H8-0537 DNA harbors:
- a CDS encoding alpha/beta hydrolase family protein, which yields MWKADQLLNRLYEEAVEAHRAAAEAESREGRRLRLKSALASAVGSFESNLGHEPVVLERVQCDGYTRERVELSATPGLSFAAYVLIPDGAESQQLPGVLAVHGHGYGSREIVGLLPDGTEDFGKPNIHQHFAVQLVKRGMVVIAPDVVGFGERKLDADLQENPDAPSSCYRLSTQLMMLGKTLTGLRTAEVLEALKYLAGRPEVDAAHIGAMGFSGGALISYVAAVLDERIKAVVLTGFTNTFKESIFAVHHCIDNYTPGLLAQAELPELIGLIAPRPLFLEAGQNDPIFPARGFKKAAAELQAIYEREGVPGQLQCDIFPGVHEISGRVSYQWLHQTLSMK from the coding sequence ATGTGGAAAGCAGATCAGCTATTAAATCGGCTTTATGAGGAAGCGGTTGAGGCGCATCGTGCGGCGGCGGAAGCAGAAAGTAGGGAAGGCAGAAGGCTGCGATTAAAGAGTGCGCTTGCATCAGCGGTGGGTTCTTTTGAATCAAACCTTGGGCATGAGCCCGTCGTGCTAGAACGGGTCCAATGCGATGGATATACGAGGGAACGGGTGGAGCTGTCCGCTACGCCGGGGCTGTCATTCGCAGCGTATGTGCTTATCCCAGACGGCGCTGAGAGCCAGCAGCTCCCCGGTGTACTCGCGGTGCATGGACATGGCTATGGCAGTAGGGAAATCGTCGGGTTGCTCCCAGACGGCACAGAAGACTTTGGGAAGCCTAACATTCATCAGCATTTTGCCGTTCAGCTAGTGAAGCGCGGCATGGTTGTCATTGCGCCTGATGTTGTCGGCTTCGGTGAACGGAAGCTGGATGCGGATCTACAGGAAAATCCCGATGCCCCAAGCTCCTGCTACAGATTGTCCACACAGCTCATGATGCTGGGCAAAACGCTGACGGGCCTGCGAACGGCCGAAGTATTGGAAGCGCTTAAATATTTGGCAGGCAGGCCAGAGGTGGATGCAGCCCACATAGGGGCTATGGGTTTTTCCGGGGGAGCACTTATCTCGTATGTAGCCGCAGTATTGGATGAACGGATAAAGGCTGTCGTCCTGACTGGTTTTACGAATACGTTTAAGGAGAGCATATTTGCCGTCCATCACTGCATCGACAATTATACGCCGGGCCTGCTGGCCCAAGCTGAGCTGCCCGAGCTGATTGGGCTAATTGCGCCGCGCCCGCTGTTTCTGGAAGCCGGGCAAAATGACCCGATTTTCCCGGCCCGGGGCTTTAAAAAAGCAGCAGCAGAGCTGCAAGCGATCTATGAACGCGAAGGCGTGCCGGGGCAGCTGCAATGCGATATTTTCCCTGGTGTCCATGAAATCAGCGGACGGGTGTCTTATCAATGGCTGCACCAAACGCTTTCAATGAAATAG
- a CDS encoding YheC/YheD family protein — MSEHQGRQLASKWAKTAVLLSHAGIAPHIPPTRRYTGENLRSMLQTHQMVVIKPVRGAGGHGVIKVTQDGSASYSYTYYAVKKHFSSFNALKSALDKQRKGRPYIIQKGIRLASVGSRPIDYRVKYVKTATGWVYRSMVGRIAREGLFVTNLCRGGTMVSAAEGIRRSISGAAVRAKKSKMRELTVQATQLLESRFPGIGQLGFDYGIDKSGKIWIFEVNTRPQ; from the coding sequence TTGAGCGAGCATCAGGGCAGGCAGTTGGCGAGCAAGTGGGCAAAGACGGCCGTATTATTGTCTCACGCGGGTATTGCCCCGCACATTCCCCCTACCAGACGGTATACTGGGGAAAACTTGAGGAGCATGCTGCAAACGCATCAAATGGTTGTAATCAAGCCTGTTCGCGGAGCAGGTGGGCACGGGGTTATTAAGGTGACGCAGGATGGAAGCGCGAGCTATTCCTACACTTATTACGCAGTGAAAAAGCATTTCAGCAGCTTTAACGCACTGAAGAGCGCGCTTGATAAGCAACGCAAGGGACGGCCTTATATTATACAAAAAGGCATCCGTCTGGCATCCGTCGGCAGCAGGCCGATCGATTACCGCGTGAAATATGTAAAAACCGCTACGGGCTGGGTTTATCGCTCCATGGTAGGAAGAATTGCTAGAGAGGGATTATTCGTAACGAACCTTTGTCGAGGCGGAACGATGGTTAGCGCAGCGGAGGGCATCAGGCGCTCTATTTCCGGCGCAGCCGTTCGGGCGAAAAAATCGAAGATGAGAGAATTGACGGTACAGGCGACGCAGCTGCTGGAAAGCCGGTTTCCAGGCATTGGGCAGTTGGGCTTCGATTATGGCATCGACAAGAGCGGGAAGATATGGATTTTCGAGGTGAATACAAGGCCGCAATAA
- the sda gene encoding sporulation histidine kinase inhibitor Sda, translating into MELMSDDFLKDTYYAAVQSKLDQEFIQMLLFEMKRRQLTDEDVRITA; encoded by the coding sequence ATGGAGCTTATGTCCGACGATTTTCTTAAGGACACCTACTATGCGGCGGTCCAGTCTAAGCTAGATCAGGAATTTATCCAAATGCTGCTGTTTGAAATGAAGCGAAGGCAATTGACAGACGAGGATGTGCGCATTACAGCCTGA
- a CDS encoding NAD(P)/FAD-dependent oxidoreductase, translating into MSQTELPENIVDIAIIGGGPAGLFAAFYGGMRQASVKLIESMPQLGGQLAALYPEKYIYDVAGFPKVTAQELVDRLVEQLNHFKPEICLEQKVKQVVKKDERLFEITTDTETHYAKAVIITAGVGAFEPRRLELPEAAAYEKKNLHYFVGDLQRFKDQNVLISGGGDSAVDWSLMLEPIAKSVTLIHRRDKFRAHEHSVENLKNSKVNVLTPMEITALHGEDQIEKVTLAHVKTKETTELDVDAVIVNFGFVSSLGPIAEWGIEIQGGSIVVDTRMETNIPGLFAAGDITTYPGKLKLIAVGFGEAPTAINNAKVYVDPEAKLSPGHSSNMKL; encoded by the coding sequence TTGTCTCAAACTGAACTACCTGAAAACATTGTCGATATCGCAATTATTGGCGGCGGTCCTGCTGGCCTGTTCGCTGCTTTTTACGGCGGCATGCGCCAAGCATCCGTTAAGCTTATTGAAAGCATGCCCCAACTTGGTGGACAACTGGCTGCTCTTTATCCAGAGAAATATATTTATGACGTTGCAGGCTTCCCGAAAGTAACGGCTCAAGAGCTTGTTGACCGTCTTGTCGAGCAGCTTAACCACTTCAAGCCTGAAATTTGCCTGGAGCAAAAAGTTAAGCAGGTTGTTAAGAAGGATGAGCGACTGTTTGAAATTACGACTGATACAGAAACCCACTACGCGAAGGCCGTTATTATTACAGCTGGCGTAGGCGCGTTTGAGCCGCGTCGTCTGGAGCTTCCGGAAGCTGCCGCTTACGAGAAGAAAAATCTGCATTATTTTGTCGGCGACCTGCAGCGCTTCAAAGACCAGAACGTTCTGATCAGCGGCGGAGGCGACTCCGCGGTTGACTGGTCGCTTATGCTGGAGCCGATTGCGAAGAGCGTAACGCTCATTCACCGCAGAGACAAGTTCCGTGCGCATGAGCACAGTGTAGAGAACCTGAAGAATTCCAAGGTCAATGTGCTGACTCCGATGGAAATTACCGCGCTGCATGGCGAGGACCAAATCGAGAAAGTAACGCTTGCCCATGTGAAAACGAAAGAAACGACCGAGCTTGATGTCGATGCCGTTATTGTCAACTTCGGCTTCGTATCCTCCCTCGGCCCAATTGCCGAATGGGGCATTGAAATTCAGGGCGGCTCCATCGTCGTGGATACACGCATGGAAACGAATATTCCTGGACTGTTCGCAGCCGGCGATATTACGACCTACCCAGGCAAGCTTAAGCTGATTGCTGTTGGGTTTGGCGAAGCGCCAACCGCGATTAACAATGCTAAAGTTTATGTAGATCCGGAAGCGAAGCTTTCCCCTGGCCACAGCAGCAATATGAAACTGTAA
- a CDS encoding NAD(P)/FAD-dependent oxidoreductase: MSNIPKIVILGAGYGGVLTALRLQKELNYNEADVTLVNKHDYHYITTHLHMPAAGTDNPENARVSISKLIDEFKIDFVKSTVVQIRPQDKKVILEDGTLSYDYLVVGLGGEPETFGIPGLGEHAMNIRSINSVRLIREHIEYQFARFKREPHRTDYLTFIVGGAGFTGIEFVGELSDRIPELCKQFDVDPALVKIYNIEAAPTALPGFDPELVEYAMDVLTKKNVTFRIGTAIKECTAEGVVVGEGEEIKSATVIWTGGIRGNRLIEDAGFETMRGRVKIDDQLRAPGHENIYILGDNSLMFNPEGRPYPPTAQIAMQQGVVCAHNLVASIRNQPLKAFAFSNKGTVASLGKGEAIGLAFGKKYKGRVAAWLKKMIDLRYLFIIGGIPLVLRKGKFF; encoded by the coding sequence ATGAGCAACATACCTAAGATTGTTATTCTGGGTGCGGGATACGGCGGAGTGCTGACGGCGTTGCGTTTGCAGAAGGAGCTTAACTACAACGAAGCAGATGTTACCTTGGTAAACAAACATGACTATCATTACATCACCACACATTTGCATATGCCGGCAGCAGGAACCGATAATCCTGAAAATGCCCGTGTCAGCATCTCGAAGCTGATTGATGAGTTTAAAATTGATTTTGTAAAATCAACCGTTGTACAAATCCGCCCACAGGACAAAAAGGTTATTTTGGAAGACGGCACATTGTCTTACGATTATTTGGTTGTGGGACTTGGCGGCGAGCCGGAAACGTTCGGCATTCCCGGTCTTGGCGAGCATGCCATGAACATCCGCAGCATTAACTCAGTCCGCCTTATCCGCGAGCATATTGAATATCAATTTGCCCGCTTTAAGCGCGAGCCGCACCGCACGGATTATTTAACGTTTATTGTAGGCGGAGCAGGCTTTACCGGCATTGAGTTCGTCGGCGAGCTGTCCGACCGCATTCCTGAGCTGTGCAAGCAGTTCGATGTGGACCCGGCGCTTGTGAAAATCTACAATATTGAGGCAGCTCCGACGGCGCTGCCAGGCTTTGATCCTGAGCTTGTGGAATATGCGATGGATGTGCTGACGAAGAAGAACGTCACGTTCCGCATTGGCACAGCGATTAAAGAGTGCACAGCAGAAGGCGTCGTTGTTGGCGAAGGCGAAGAGATCAAGTCGGCAACGGTCATCTGGACGGGCGGCATCCGCGGCAATCGCTTGATTGAGGATGCGGGCTTTGAAACGATGCGCGGACGCGTGAAAATCGACGACCAGCTGCGTGCGCCAGGCCATGAGAACATATACATTTTGGGTGACAACTCGCTCATGTTTAATCCGGAAGGCCGTCCATACCCGCCTACCGCACAAATTGCTATGCAGCAAGGTGTCGTGTGCGCCCATAATCTGGTTGCATCGATACGCAACCAGCCGCTTAAAGCGTTCGCGTTCAGCAATAAAGGAACGGTAGCGTCCCTTGGCAAAGGCGAAGCGATCGGCCTTGCATTTGGCAAAAAATATAAAGGCCGGGTAGCGGCATGGCTGAAGAAAATGATTGACCTGCGCTATCTGTTCATTATCGGCGGCATTCCGCTCGTCCTGCGCAAAGGGAAATTTTTCTAA
- the hemQ gene encoding hydrogen peroxide-dependent heme synthase, which produces MSEVAITLEGWYCLHDFRSVNWAAWRLSTAEEQSRMLDELNTFLKQWSDVEESKQGSTAVYSIVGQKADFVFMHLRETLEELNEIETAFNKTAFASFTTPTYSYVSVVELSNYVNQPGLDPMENPEILARLKPILPKARHICFYPMNKRRDGNDNWYMLGMDERRTMMRSHGMIGRKYAGKVKQIISGSVGFDNWEWGVTLFAEDALQFKKLIYEMRFDEVSARYGDFGDFYVGNLLDAAKFTALLKV; this is translated from the coding sequence ATGAGTGAAGTAGCTATTACACTAGAGGGCTGGTACTGCCTTCATGATTTCCGCAGCGTCAATTGGGCTGCATGGAGACTGAGCACCGCCGAAGAGCAAAGCCGCATGCTCGATGAGTTGAATACGTTTCTGAAGCAATGGTCGGATGTAGAAGAAAGCAAGCAAGGCAGCACAGCTGTCTACTCCATCGTTGGACAGAAGGCTGATTTTGTATTCATGCACCTGCGCGAAACGCTGGAGGAGCTGAATGAAATCGAGACAGCTTTCAATAAAACAGCGTTCGCTTCCTTTACAACGCCTACCTATTCCTATGTAAGCGTTGTGGAGCTGAGCAACTATGTGAACCAGCCGGGCCTCGATCCGATGGAAAATCCGGAAATTCTCGCCCGCCTCAAGCCGATATTGCCTAAAGCGCGCCACATCTGCTTCTATCCGATGAATAAGCGCCGCGACGGCAACGACAACTGGTATATGCTCGGCATGGACGAGCGCCGCACGATGATGCGCAGCCATGGCATGATCGGCCGCAAATATGCGGGCAAAGTGAAGCAAATTATTAGCGGCTCCGTCGGCTTTGATAATTGGGAGTGGGGCGTAACGCTGTTCGCAGAGGACGCACTGCAATTCAAGAAGCTGATCTACGAAATGCGCTTTGATGAAGTTAGCGCGCGTTACGGCGACTTTGGCGACTTCTACGTCGGCAATTTGCTTGATGCAGCGAAATTTACCGCTCTGCTGAAAGTGTAG
- a CDS encoding YuiB family protein codes for MLQLIIATVLFLVMMFGIGFILNMLLKTTWFPIYMFIIVLVPFYVWSTWDKTISTSENFTSFTFIDLVPVFGALIGAYLSGWTIQMLRKGGYKMF; via the coding sequence ATGCTTCAACTGATTATTGCGACGGTGCTGTTTTTGGTCATGATGTTCGGCATCGGATTTATTCTGAATATGCTATTGAAAACAACATGGTTTCCCATTTATATGTTTATTATTGTTCTGGTGCCCTTCTATGTGTGGAGTACATGGGATAAGACAATCTCCACTTCCGAGAACTTTACGAGCTTTACCTTCATTGATTTAGTGCCTGTGTTTGGCGCATTAATCGGTGCTTATTTAAGCGGCTGGACGATTCAGATGCTGCGCAAAGGCGGCTATAAGATGTTTTAA
- a CDS encoding helicase DnaB, translating into MRIGNLLQFTEHHRYYIFRDFSLSSLDYKILSLIYQPMIGAFAVALYQQLYHGISDGASGYSSLEPQRKLFLGLGLEMNERGRKHLVEQASRLEAVGLLQTSRLALPEQSDLIYEYELAKPLTPGEFFQTQHLVMLLRDKVGKYALIALRESFGAQEPDELASVQLSKENISVPFYELFQLNPQSVDLELEQALSEVAPSRQAAPRLKQETAGIPYGEIILRFPRNSANRSYVERLRGDGEQLGQLNYVAYKYSLNASDLCRLLDEDGVFAPDGLLLIDELQMRANQMYRQDKKREGDRQRTIARVQQSQAEAADDNIEEFGVQEEYYLSVPSLLDGRCDIHQYNMLMRNEPHTRFMQRFFPGAVPDWIERSFERIDLNYRLPAPVINVLIHYVIGMNDAHRMTKTFVEAVVSNMLVKQIDTFEKAVGYVREQGKVEEDKEQRQENARSVGAASRGGSRSGARGGASRKPSIPIVQDTEASSQVSPEKLEEMRQLARKLDGK; encoded by the coding sequence ATGCGCATCGGTAACTTATTGCAGTTTACGGAGCATCACCGCTATTATATCTTTCGTGATTTTTCATTAAGCAGTTTGGATTATAAAATATTATCGCTCATCTATCAGCCGATGATTGGCGCCTTCGCGGTTGCTTTATACCAGCAGCTGTACCACGGCATCTCGGATGGGGCTTCTGGCTATTCCTCGCTGGAGCCGCAGCGCAAGCTGTTTCTAGGCCTGGGCCTTGAGATGAATGAGCGGGGACGCAAGCATCTTGTCGAGCAGGCGTCGCGCCTGGAGGCAGTGGGTCTGCTGCAAACGTCGCGGCTGGCACTGCCGGAGCAAAGCGATCTGATTTATGAATATGAGCTGGCTAAGCCGCTTACGCCGGGCGAGTTTTTTCAAACCCAGCATTTGGTCATGCTGCTTCGTGACAAGGTTGGCAAATACGCGCTGATTGCGTTAAGGGAATCATTTGGAGCGCAGGAGCCTGACGAGCTGGCTAGCGTACAGCTGAGCAAGGAGAACATTTCCGTACCGTTTTATGAGCTGTTTCAGCTCAATCCGCAATCTGTAGATCTGGAGCTGGAGCAGGCACTAAGCGAGGTGGCGCCATCTCGGCAAGCAGCGCCTAGACTTAAACAGGAGACGGCGGGCATTCCTTATGGGGAAATTATTTTGCGTTTTCCGCGCAATTCCGCCAACCGCAGCTATGTAGAGCGGCTGCGCGGCGATGGCGAGCAGCTTGGGCAGCTGAATTACGTCGCTTATAAATACAGCTTGAATGCGAGCGATCTTTGCCGTCTGCTGGATGAGGATGGCGTTTTTGCGCCGGACGGGCTGCTGCTCATTGACGAGCTGCAGATGCGGGCCAATCAGATGTATCGCCAGGATAAGAAGCGCGAAGGGGATCGCCAGCGTACGATTGCCCGCGTGCAGCAGTCTCAGGCGGAAGCAGCCGATGACAATATAGAAGAGTTTGGCGTTCAGGAAGAATATTATTTGAGCGTGCCCAGCTTGCTCGATGGCAGATGCGATATTCATCAGTACAATATGCTCATGCGAAATGAGCCGCATACCCGCTTTATGCAGCGCTTTTTCCCGGGAGCTGTACCAGATTGGATTGAACGCTCCTTCGAGCGCATCGATCTCAATTACCGGCTGCCTGCACCTGTTATTAATGTACTCATTCATTATGTTATAGGCATGAATGACGCCCATCGGATGACGAAAACATTCGTTGAAGCGGTCGTATCCAATATGCTCGTCAAGCAGATAGATACGTTTGAGAAGGCTGTTGGCTACGTGCGCGAGCAAGGGAAGGTTGAAGAGGACAAGGAACAGCGGCAAGAAAATGCGCGTTCTGTGGGCGCAGCGAGCCGCGGGGGCTCACGGTCTGGAGCAAGAGGCGGTGCTTCACGCAAGCCAAGCATCCCGATTGTGCAGGATACGGAAGCTTCAAGCCAGGTATCGCCGGAGAAGCTTGAAGAAATGCGCCAGCTGGCAAGGAAGCTGGATGGAAAATAA
- the dnaI gene encoding primosomal protein DnaI, with translation MESLGELLKAWPAGKSLTDQADRKLEEMLADPLVHRLREKHPELDEQAVRLNLNRVYQYVTEYRNCTNCPGLDQCPNDFEGHYTLLSCDTVQERVQLHDRKVACKKMIARRNEERIKKRIRSFYVDDRALKSGYSALEILDKDPTRAEAAYRVIEYIDRTKEQGLQPNGLYLAGKFGTGKTFLMCYLLHELAKADYSGVIVYMPDFVEDLKSMMHEPAKLRETVEMMKETDLLIFDDIGAENLNPWARDHVLGSILNYRMNRKPTLYTSNYELDGLERHFSFTSKDGDEVYKGQRLMDRIRPYVDVIMVTGDNKRGLK, from the coding sequence ATGGAATCGCTGGGTGAGCTTCTGAAAGCATGGCCTGCGGGCAAGTCATTAACGGATCAGGCGGACCGGAAGCTGGAAGAGATGCTTGCCGATCCGCTTGTGCATCGGCTGCGGGAGAAGCATCCCGAGCTGGATGAGCAGGCGGTTCGTCTTAATTTGAACCGGGTCTATCAATATGTAACCGAATATCGGAACTGTACGAACTGTCCGGGGCTTGATCAATGTCCGAATGACTTTGAGGGCCATTATACCTTGCTTTCATGCGATACGGTGCAGGAGCGCGTACAGCTGCATGACCGCAAGGTTGCATGCAAGAAAATGATCGCTCGCCGCAATGAGGAGCGGATCAAGAAACGGATTCGCAGCTTCTATGTCGATGACCGGGCGCTCAAGAGCGGCTATTCGGCGCTCGAAATTTTAGACAAGGACCCTACCCGTGCCGAAGCGGCTTACCGTGTCATTGAATACATTGACCGGACGAAGGAGCAGGGCCTTCAGCCTAACGGCCTGTATTTAGCCGGAAAATTTGGCACAGGAAAAACCTTTCTCATGTGCTACCTGCTGCATGAGCTGGCGAAAGCCGATTATTCCGGCGTCATCGTCTATATGCCTGATTTTGTCGAGGATTTGAAGTCGATGATGCATGAGCCGGCGAAGCTGCGGGAAACGGTGGAGATGATGAAGGAAACGGATCTGCTCATCTTCGACGATATCGGTGCGGAGAATTTGAATCCTTGGGCGAGGGATCATGTGCTTGGCTCCATATTGAATTACCGAATGAACCGGAAGCCGACGCTGTATACGTCCAATTATGAGCTTGATGGGCTGGAGCGCCATTTCAGCTTCACAAGCAAAGATGGCGATGAAGTGTATAAAGGGCAGCGATTAATGGATCGTATTCGGCCCTATGTCGATGTGATTATGGTCACAGGCGACAATAAACGAGGATTAAAATAA
- a CDS encoding peptide ABC transporter substrate-binding protein: protein MKKKYSFLLSTLLVMTLLISACGNAGKNTGTNNPGEASPDATAAEVKLADKQEISVNIASEPPTLNPGKASDSTSGTILRQTFEGLTRIGQDGHPENAVASKVEVSPDQTVYTFTIRDGAKWSNGDPVIAGDFEYAWKWVLDPANAADYAYQLYYIKGAEAANLGKGKVEDVGIKAVNDTTLEVTLANPTSFFLELTAFYTYLPVNSKIAAANKNWANDAGDQYTTNGPFHMTEWKHSDNLIIEKSDTYWDKDNVKLTKINFSMINDFNTELSMFDNGELDWAGQPNGQLPVDAMQALKDQGTLHTQAIAGVYNYKFNTKVAPFDNKNIRKAFTFAMNRQELIDNITQGEQLPAMAIVPPTMFAENEKGYFADNDLAKAKEYLDAGLKEMGLKDASELPPITISYNTNEAHQKIAQAIQDMWSKNLGVEVTLDNAEWAVYIEKLHAGDYQVGRLGWLGDFNDPINFLELYRDADGGNNDTGWENAEYKKLLIDSASEKDAAKRTEMLKQAEAIFMEDMPVAPIYFYTMNWVQNEKLKGVVVSGLGDLTYKWAYIEA from the coding sequence ATGAAAAAGAAGTATTCGTTTTTACTCAGCACTTTGCTTGTCATGACTTTGCTCATCAGCGCTTGTGGAAATGCAGGCAAAAACACAGGCACTAACAATCCGGGAGAGGCTAGCCCAGATGCTACCGCTGCGGAAGTGAAATTGGCTGACAAGCAAGAGATTAGCGTAAACATTGCATCTGAACCACCGACACTTAACCCTGGTAAAGCAAGCGACTCCACATCCGGTACGATTTTGCGTCAAACGTTCGAAGGTTTGACTCGTATTGGACAAGATGGTCACCCTGAAAATGCAGTAGCTTCGAAAGTTGAAGTTTCTCCTGACCAAACGGTATACACATTCACAATTCGCGACGGCGCTAAATGGTCCAATGGCGATCCAGTAATTGCCGGAGACTTTGAATATGCATGGAAATGGGTTCTTGACCCAGCTAACGCAGCAGATTACGCTTACCAGCTTTATTATATTAAAGGAGCAGAGGCTGCTAACCTCGGCAAAGGAAAAGTTGAAGATGTAGGCATTAAAGCGGTCAACGACACTACGCTTGAAGTTACGCTTGCTAACCCGACTTCTTTCTTCCTTGAATTGACAGCATTCTACACGTACCTGCCAGTAAACAGCAAAATTGCTGCAGCCAACAAAAATTGGGCTAACGATGCAGGCGACCAATATACAACAAACGGTCCTTTCCACATGACCGAATGGAAACACAGCGACAACCTTATTATTGAGAAAAGCGATACGTATTGGGATAAAGACAACGTGAAATTGACTAAAATCAACTTCTCGATGATCAATGACTTCAATACTGAGCTTTCGATGTTTGACAATGGCGAGCTGGACTGGGCTGGACAGCCTAACGGCCAATTGCCAGTTGATGCTATGCAAGCTTTGAAAGACCAAGGCACTTTGCATACTCAAGCAATCGCAGGTGTTTACAACTACAAGTTCAATACAAAAGTTGCTCCTTTTGACAACAAAAACATCCGTAAAGCATTCACTTTTGCGATGAACCGCCAAGAACTGATCGACAACATTACACAAGGCGAGCAATTGCCAGCGATGGCAATCGTGCCTCCAACGATGTTTGCTGAGAACGAAAAAGGTTATTTTGCCGATAACGATTTGGCGAAAGCAAAAGAATATTTGGATGCTGGCCTTAAAGAAATGGGTCTGAAAGATGCATCTGAGCTTCCTCCAATTACGATTTCTTACAACACAAATGAAGCTCACCAAAAAATCGCTCAAGCGATTCAAGACATGTGGTCCAAAAATCTTGGCGTAGAAGTAACGCTTGATAATGCTGAGTGGGCTGTATATATCGAGAAATTGCATGCTGGCGACTACCAAGTAGGCCGTCTGGGCTGGCTTGGAGATTTTAATGATCCAATCAACTTCCTTGAGCTGTACCGCGATGCTGACGGTGGCAACAACGATACAGGCTGGGAAAATGCAGAATACAAAAAATTGCTGATTGATTCCGCATCTGAGAAAGATGCTGCGAAACGTACGGAAATGTTGAAACAAGCAGAAGCGATCTTCATGGAAGATATGCCTGTAGCGCCAATCTATTTCTATACGATGAACTGGGTTCAAAATGAAAAACTTAAAGGTGTTGTAGTTAGCGGTTTGGGTGATTTGACATACAAATGGGCCTACATCGAAGCATAA
- a CDS encoding ABC transporter permease, producing the protein MVKYIGRRLLYILLSLWLIITATFFLMRLAPGNPFTSEKQLPPEIKANLLAHYGLDQPWYTQYGDYLLKVLQWDFGPSFKYKSQTVNDLINTGFPVSLVLGLEAIFLALAFGVILGVIAALKHNRWQDYTAMIIAVAGISVPSFIMATVLQYVLAIKFGIFPVARWGTFMHTVLPAIALASTPTAFIARLTRSSMLEVLSNDYIKTAKAKGLSEFMITVKHTLRNALLPVVSYMGPLSAGVITGSFVIERIFGIPGLGSHFVVSIGNRDYTVIMGVTVFYSIILLFSVLLVDILYGLIDPRIKLGRGKKGA; encoded by the coding sequence ATGGTGAAATATATTGGCAGACGTTTGCTGTATATCCTTTTGTCGTTGTGGCTGATAATTACAGCTACCTTTTTCTTGATGCGTCTTGCTCCGGGTAACCCGTTTACGTCGGAGAAGCAGCTGCCGCCGGAGATTAAAGCCAATCTGCTGGCTCACTATGGTCTGGATCAGCCGTGGTATACGCAATATGGCGATTATTTGCTGAAAGTGCTGCAATGGGATTTTGGTCCTTCCTTCAAGTACAAAAGCCAGACCGTAAATGATTTGATCAACACTGGTTTTCCTGTGTCGCTCGTGCTTGGCCTCGAAGCGATCTTCCTCGCGCTTGCTTTCGGTGTTATTCTTGGTGTAATTGCTGCGCTTAAACATAATCGCTGGCAGGATTATACCGCGATGATTATTGCGGTGGCAGGGATTTCGGTGCCTTCCTTCATCATGGCAACCGTGCTGCAATATGTGCTTGCCATTAAATTTGGCATTTTTCCTGTCGCGAGATGGGGAACGTTCATGCATACGGTATTGCCAGCGATTGCCTTGGCTTCCACGCCAACGGCGTTTATCGCTCGCCTGACGCGCTCCAGCATGCTTGAAGTACTTAGCAATGATTATATTAAGACGGCGAAGGCCAAGGGCCTTAGCGAATTTATGATTACAGTTAAACATACGCTTCGCAATGCTCTGCTGCCTGTCGTTTCATATATGGGCCCGCTGTCGGCTGGTGTCATTACAGGAAGTTTTGTTATTGAGCGTATATTCGGCATACCGGGCCTTGGCTCCCACTTCGTTGTAAGTATTGGCAACCGTGACTACACGGTTATTATGGGGGTTACGGTGTTCTACAGTATTATCCTTCTCTTTAGCGTACTCTTGGTTGACATTTTGTATGGATTAATTGATCCCCGTATTAAACTTGGGCGCGGGAAGAAAGGGGCTTGA